The following coding sequences are from one Terriglobales bacterium window:
- a CDS encoding HU family DNA-binding protein, whose amino-acid sequence MTKADLIDQVSQLVEVTRKDSEVIVETIFDSIVRSLRAGDKIEIRGFGSFRTRKRKPRVGRNPKTGDRVEVPAKTIPFFKPSKELKDLVNSK is encoded by the coding sequence ATGACCAAGGCGGACCTGATCGATCAAGTCTCGCAACTGGTGGAAGTGACGCGCAAAGACAGCGAAGTGATCGTGGAGACGATCTTTGACAGCATCGTGCGCTCGCTGCGCGCCGGTGACAAGATCGAGATCCGGGGCTTCGGCAGCTTCCGCACCCGCAAGCGCAAGCCCCGCGTCGGTCGTAACCCCAAGACCGGCGATCGCGTAGAGGTGCCGGCCAAGACCATTCCTTTCTTCAAGCCCAGCAAGGAACTGAAGGACCTCGTCAA